The following are encoded in a window of Mycolicibacterium tusciae JS617 genomic DNA:
- a CDS encoding transglutaminase-like domain-containing protein gives MKRDVGAELEVAITAPTELEFQIAVAPHPNAQVSESLSFILDGKPVQPLEISGTHGNRIHKLQVPPGVLKVDYAATVTGRTDAAPVTEYDQSMYLRPSRYAESDKFFGFAETEFGKYVDSETLLERVSSWVGTRLNYVPGSSDPIDGAADTLLAGTGVCRDYAHLVVALLRAVFVPARLVSVYAPGLYPMDFHAVAEAFVDGQWRVVDATLLAPRQTLVRIATGRDAADTAFLDNHKGGINLNWMTVTAIVDGDLPTDQIDGLVSIG, from the coding sequence ATGAAGCGAGACGTGGGCGCAGAGCTCGAAGTCGCCATCACCGCGCCGACCGAACTGGAGTTTCAGATCGCGGTCGCGCCGCACCCCAATGCCCAAGTGTCGGAGTCGCTGTCCTTCATCCTGGATGGAAAACCCGTGCAGCCCTTGGAGATAAGCGGAACGCACGGGAATCGCATCCACAAACTGCAGGTCCCGCCCGGGGTGTTGAAGGTCGACTACGCGGCCACCGTGACCGGACGTACCGACGCGGCGCCGGTGACCGAGTATGACCAGTCCATGTACCTTCGTCCGAGCCGATACGCGGAGTCCGATAAGTTCTTCGGCTTCGCGGAGACGGAATTCGGTAAGTATGTCGATTCGGAGACGCTGCTGGAGCGGGTGTCCTCATGGGTGGGGACGCGGCTGAACTACGTGCCCGGATCCAGTGATCCGATCGATGGGGCGGCCGACACCTTGCTCGCCGGCACCGGTGTCTGCCGCGATTACGCCCACCTCGTGGTTGCGCTACTCCGGGCCGTCTTCGTACCGGCCCGTCTTGTTTCGGTGTATGCACCGGGGCTGTACCCGATGGACTTTCACGCCGTCGCCGAGGCGTTCGTCGACGGACAGTGGCGGGTCGTCGATGCCACCCTGCTGGCGCCGCGGCAGACGTTGGTTCGCATCGCCACCGGCCGCGATGCCGCCGACACCGCCTTCTTGGACAACCACAAGGGCGGCATCAACCTCAACTGGATGACGGTGACCGCTATCGTGGACGGCGACCTGCCCACGGATCAGATCGACGGGTTGGTGTCGATCGGCTAG
- a CDS encoding YajQ family cyclic di-GMP-binding protein yields the protein MADSSFDIVSKVDRQEADNALNQAAKELSTRYDFRGTDTSIAWQGDETVVITSSTEERVKAAIDVFKEKLIRRDISMKAFDAGEPQASGKTYKVSGQIKQGISSEDAKKITKIIRDEGPKGVKAQIQGEEIRVSSKKRDDLQAVQALLKGADLDVALQFVNYR from the coding sequence ATGGCGGATTCATCGTTCGACATCGTGAGCAAGGTCGACCGTCAAGAGGCCGACAACGCGCTGAACCAGGCGGCCAAGGAGCTGTCCACCCGCTACGACTTCCGCGGCACCGACACGTCCATCGCCTGGCAGGGCGACGAGACCGTCGTGATCACGTCTTCGACCGAGGAGCGGGTCAAGGCGGCGATCGACGTCTTCAAGGAGAAGCTGATCCGCCGCGACATCTCCATGAAAGCCTTCGATGCCGGCGAGCCGCAGGCCTCGGGCAAGACCTACAAGGTCAGCGGCCAGATCAAGCAGGGCATCAGCAGCGAGGACGCCAAGAAGATCACCAAGATCATCCGCGACGAGGGCCCCAAGGGCGTCAAGGCCCAGATCCAGGGCGAGGAGATCCGGGTCTCGTCGAAGAAACGTGATGATCTGCAGGCGGTTCAGGCGTTACTGAAGGGCGCCGACCTCGACGTGGCGTTGCAGTTCGTCAACTACCGCTGA